In the Shewanella sp. OMA3-2 genome, one interval contains:
- the pta gene encoding phosphate acetyltransferase — translation MSRNIMLVPIGIGVGLTSLSLGMVRALERKGVKVQFFKPIAQIRSGDKGPERSTTILSNSPTVNPLEPFGMEHAEALIRSEQIDVLMEQIIARASECATNTEIIVVEGLVPTRSHPFADDINYEIAKALDADVIFIATPGNDTPNGLMNRLEISYNSWGGAKNKRVIGSIINKIGAPTDDEGRARPDLSEVFDHNNVKVGDTAGMFQLPGKSPLRILGSVPFNLDLISPRASDLAQHLNAKIINAGEMHIRRMRRVTFCARSIPNMVTHIKTNSLLVTSGDRSDVIVSACLAAMNGVKIGALLLTGGYEPEPEIMKLCEQAFETGLPVFLIDSNTWQTSLNIQRFDHEVPVDDAVRVEKVQEYVASHIDQSWIESVTQDSTREHRLSPPAFRYKLTELARAARKKIVLPEGEEPRTIKAASICAERGIARCVLLGNREEILRIASLQDVVLGEGVEIIDPEIAREKYVEPMLNIRRHKGLTEVVAREQLEDNMVLGTMMLAENEVDGIVSGAINTTANTIRPPLQLIKTAPGSSLVSSIFFMLMPDQVLVYGDCAINPDPNPEQLADIAIQSAESAAAFGIEPRVAMISYSTGTSGTGSDVDKVREATRIAKEKRPDLIIDGPLQYDAAVMPNVAMSKAPNSPVAGKATVFIFPDLNTGNTTYKAVQRSADLVSIGPMLQGMRKPVNDLSRGALVDDIVYTIALTAIQASQNEAKAKS, via the coding sequence ATGTCTCGAAATATTATGCTTGTTCCGATTGGTATCGGTGTAGGCTTAACATCACTTAGTTTAGGTATGGTGCGCGCACTTGAACGTAAAGGTGTAAAAGTACAGTTTTTTAAACCCATTGCCCAGATACGCTCTGGCGATAAAGGTCCTGAACGCTCGACCACGATTTTAAGCAACTCGCCCACCGTTAACCCGTTAGAGCCATTTGGTATGGAGCACGCTGAAGCGTTAATTCGCTCTGAGCAAATCGATGTATTAATGGAACAAATTATTGCGCGGGCCTCAGAATGTGCTACCAATACTGAAATTATTGTAGTAGAAGGTTTAGTGCCTACCCGCAGCCATCCATTTGCCGATGATATTAACTATGAAATAGCCAAAGCACTTGATGCAGATGTTATTTTCATTGCAACACCAGGTAATGACACCCCAAATGGCTTAATGAACCGCTTAGAAATTTCCTATAACTCATGGGGCGGCGCTAAAAATAAGCGTGTAATCGGCTCTATAATTAATAAAATTGGCGCTCCTACCGATGATGAAGGGCGTGCGCGTCCAGACTTGTCAGAAGTGTTTGATCATAACAACGTTAAAGTCGGTGATACCGCGGGTATGTTCCAGTTACCAGGAAAAAGCCCATTACGCATTTTGGGTAGCGTGCCATTTAATTTAGATTTAATTTCGCCTCGCGCATCAGATTTAGCACAGCATTTAAATGCCAAAATTATCAATGCGGGTGAAATGCATATTAGACGTATGCGCCGTGTTACCTTTTGTGCCCGTTCAATTCCTAATATGGTGACCCATATTAAAACTAACTCACTGTTAGTCACTTCAGGTGATCGATCCGATGTTATCGTCTCAGCCTGTTTAGCGGCAATGAATGGCGTTAAAATTGGTGCGTTACTGTTGACCGGTGGTTATGAGCCTGAACCTGAAATTATGAAATTGTGCGAACAAGCTTTCGAAACAGGTTTACCGGTATTTTTAATTGACAGTAACACCTGGCAAACCTCGCTCAATATTCAACGCTTTGATCATGAAGTCCCTGTCGATGATGCGGTTCGAGTTGAAAAAGTACAAGAATATGTCGCCAGCCATATTGACCAAAGCTGGATTGAAAGTGTCACCCAAGATTCAACTCGCGAACATCGCTTATCACCGCCAGCCTTCCGTTACAAACTAACAGAACTCGCACGTGCTGCCCGTAAAAAAATTGTTCTGCCTGAAGGCGAAGAGCCTCGCACCATTAAGGCTGCGTCAATTTGTGCCGAGCGCGGTATTGCCCGCTGTGTTCTATTGGGTAATAGAGAAGAAATTTTACGTATTGCGTCACTACAAGATGTGGTTTTGGGTGAAGGGGTTGAAATTATTGACCCTGAAATCGCCCGTGAAAAATATGTCGAACCTATGCTTAACATTCGTCGTCATAAAGGCTTAACCGAAGTCGTAGCCAGAGAACAACTAGAAGATAACATGGTACTCGGTACTATGATGTTGGCTGAAAATGAAGTAGACGGTATTGTATCTGGAGCAATAAACACCACAGCCAATACTATCCGTCCGCCATTACAATTAATTAAAACCGCGCCAGGTTCAAGCTTAGTATCTTCTATCTTTTTTATGTTGATGCCAGATCAAGTGCTTGTGTATGGTGACTGTGCAATTAACCCTGATCCCAACCCAGAGCAATTAGCAGACATTGCAATTCAGTCTGCTGAATCAGCTGCAGCATTTGGGATTGAGCCACGTGTTGCTATGATAAGTTATTCAACAGGGACTTCTGGCACGGGCTCTGATGTAGATAAAGTACGTGAAGCGACTCGCATTGCCAAAGAAAAACGTCCTGATCTCATTATTGACGGTCCATTACAATATGATGCTGCGGTTATGCCTAATGTTGCTATGTCTAAAGCTCCTAATAGTCCAGTCGCAGGTAAGGCCACAGTATTTATTTTCCCTGACTTAAATACAGGTAATACAACCTACAAAGCAGTTCAGCGTAGTGCAGATTTGGTGAGCATTGGCCCAATGTTGCAAGGCATGCGTAAACCGGTAAATGACTTGTCTCGCGGCGCGTTAGTCGATGATATTGTTTACACTATCGCATTGACGGCTATTCAAGCATCACAAAATGAAGCTAAAGCCAAATCTTAG
- the ackA gene encoding acetate kinase: MSDNLVLVLNCGSSSLKFAIIGAQSGEEHISGLAECFGLDNSRIKWQANGGKHEAKLGAFTAHREAVEYIVRIILADQPALAAQIKAIGHRIVHGGEKFTRSVIITPDVIQGIEDCASLAPLHNPAHLIGIRAAIASFPTLPQVAVFDTAFHQSMPEKAYIYALPYKLYREHSIRRYGMHGTSHFYVSRAAAKVLNKDISDTNVIVAHLGNGASVTAIKGGKSVDTSMGLTPLEGLVMGTRCGDMDPSIIFHLVNQLGYTLTEVNNLLNKQSGLLGISELTNDCRGIEEGYQDGHKGATLALEIFCYRLAKYIASYTVPLGRLDAIIFTGGIGENSDLIRAKVLDLLAIFNFKVDNTKNKAARFGHDGIITAENSPVAMVIPTNEEWVIAEDAVKLISAK, from the coding sequence GTGTCAGATAATTTAGTATTAGTTTTAAACTGCGGCAGTTCTTCGTTAAAGTTCGCCATTATTGGCGCTCAATCAGGTGAAGAGCATATTTCAGGTTTAGCTGAATGCTTTGGCCTTGATAATTCCCGTATAAAATGGCAAGCCAACGGTGGTAAACATGAAGCCAAGTTAGGTGCTTTCACAGCTCATAGAGAAGCCGTTGAGTATATTGTAAGAATCATACTTGCAGATCAGCCAGCGCTAGCTGCGCAAATTAAAGCGATTGGTCACCGCATTGTCCATGGTGGCGAAAAGTTCACCCGCTCAGTGATTATTACTCCCGATGTCATCCAAGGTATTGAAGATTGCGCATCACTTGCCCCGCTTCATAATCCAGCCCATTTAATTGGTATTCGAGCGGCGATAGCTTCATTTCCGACATTGCCTCAAGTGGCGGTGTTTGATACAGCATTTCATCAGTCAATGCCTGAAAAAGCCTATATTTATGCCCTGCCATATAAATTATATCGTGAGCATAGTATTCGCCGTTATGGCATGCACGGTACAAGTCATTTCTATGTCAGCCGTGCAGCGGCAAAAGTATTGAATAAAGACATTAGCGACACCAATGTTATTGTTGCCCATTTAGGTAATGGCGCATCGGTTACTGCTATTAAGGGCGGCAAAAGTGTCGATACCTCAATGGGACTCACCCCACTTGAAGGTTTAGTGATGGGTACGCGTTGTGGTGATATGGATCCGTCTATTATCTTTCATTTAGTCAATCAACTCGGATACACACTCACCGAAGTCAATAACCTATTAAATAAACAAAGTGGACTACTGGGTATTTCTGAACTGACTAACGATTGTCGTGGCATTGAAGAAGGCTATCAAGATGGTCACAAAGGCGCGACATTGGCATTAGAGATTTTCTGCTACCGTTTAGCCAAGTATATTGCCTCATATACCGTGCCATTAGGCCGTTTAGATGCAATAATTTTCACTGGGGGCATTGGTGAAAATTCAGACCTAATTCGCGCCAAGGTGTTGGATTTATTAGCTATTTTTAACTTCAAAGTCGATAATACTAAAAACAAAGCAGCGCGTTTCGGCCACGACGGAATTATTACCGCTGAAAACAGCCCTGTGGCTATGGTTATCCCAACTAATGAAGAGTGGGTTATTGCTGAAGATGCGGTGAAGTTAATATCAGCTAAGTAG
- the pflA gene encoding pyruvate formate lyase 1-activating protein yields MATGRIHSIESFGTVDGPGIRYIAFMQGCLMRCQYCHNRDTWDLEAGKDVTVNELMSQIITYRPFLEASGGGVTASGGEAILQAAFVAELFKACKDKDIHTCLDTNGFVRKYDPVINELLDNTDLVLLDIKHMDDPTHILLTKVSNQRTLQFAQYLATRGQKTWIRYVVVNGFTDDIESAIKLAEFIKPMSNVEKVELLPFHQLGEHKWQAYGEVSSLANLSPPSEQTMLSIKRVFTDRGIEAIF; encoded by the coding sequence ATGGCAACAGGACGCATTCACTCCATCGAATCCTTTGGCACTGTTGACGGTCCCGGTATTCGCTATATTGCTTTTATGCAAGGCTGCTTAATGCGCTGCCAATATTGCCATAACCGTGATACTTGGGACTTAGAGGCTGGTAAAGACGTTACTGTAAATGAGCTAATGTCGCAAATTATTACTTACCGCCCCTTTTTAGAAGCCAGTGGTGGTGGCGTGACAGCTAGCGGCGGTGAAGCAATATTACAGGCTGCATTTGTTGCCGAGCTATTCAAAGCCTGTAAGGACAAAGACATTCATACTTGTCTTGATACTAATGGTTTTGTCAGAAAGTACGACCCTGTAATCAATGAATTACTCGATAACACTGATTTAGTGTTGCTTGATATTAAGCATATGGACGACCCGACTCACATTTTACTGACCAAGGTCAGTAATCAACGCACATTGCAATTTGCTCAGTACCTGGCAACACGAGGGCAAAAAACCTGGATACGTTATGTGGTAGTCAATGGTTTTACGGATGATATTGAATCGGCTATTAAGCTGGCTGAGTTTATCAAGCCTATGAGCAATGTAGAAAAGGTAGAGTTATTGCCATTTCACCAACTAGGTGAACATAAATGGCAAGCCTATGGAGAAGTATCATCTCTTGCCAATTTATCACCACCTAGTGAGCAAACCATGTTATCCATTAAACGAGTTTTCACCGACCGTGGTATTGAAGCGATTTTTTAA
- a CDS encoding autotransporter assembly complex protein TamA: MAADDWLTVSISGAKRSLKKNIISHLGPAPQNEIQRRAYLFGVEDNTTDALESMGYYRAQIEVNVLETETGPWQLKVKVEPGEPVTLQWIDISFDDEMLEDRTFMRWLDGLTIKPGDTLHHGVYEDIKSQLVTLALARGYFDGKITRAEIVINRDKNTAQINLHFQSGQRYHLGDVTFEGHTLNDNIVQELVPFKRDTPYATSDLGALNRNLIDTGYFSNIKVLPQIDEMKDGNVPVLVELTPRASHSLEIGAGVDIGSSSDNGVEPRIRLTWRTPQVNRFGHKQETTAEWSPDRPKLLTTYTIPLTHPLDDQLKIRVGLLRDKYGVTQEYIPDDRQFVNTGQLESEKYQVGLIRQRRTENNWLFGYSFEAIKEFYNQLDTDYMPNFYLFGLTMSNTVRGDNTLDPKSGFRQTYSIEYADPNLGSAIQLARLQAKLKWIDTFFDKHRFVARLDMGANIADKEDIPYIAPSLRYFAGGDQSIRGYRYQELGPYIDYTNTEGGTSRQVVGGRYLLVGSLEYQYYLTPTWRLATFIDGGNAFDTNQFESVVSVGGGVHWISPIGPIKFDLGFGLKETETVDRSFRFHLTMGTEL; this comes from the coding sequence ATGGCGGCTGATGATTGGTTAACAGTATCGATTTCGGGCGCAAAAAGATCACTTAAGAAAAATATTATCTCGCATTTAGGGCCTGCTCCTCAAAACGAAATACAACGTCGGGCATATTTATTCGGTGTAGAAGACAATACCACCGACGCCCTAGAGTCGATGGGTTATTATCGTGCTCAAATTGAAGTCAACGTGCTTGAAACGGAAACCGGCCCTTGGCAACTTAAAGTGAAGGTTGAACCAGGAGAGCCTGTCACCCTTCAATGGATTGATATTAGCTTTGATGATGAAATGTTAGAAGACCGTACTTTTATGCGCTGGCTTGATGGGCTAACCATTAAACCTGGTGATACATTACATCACGGTGTGTACGAAGACATAAAATCCCAACTTGTCACCTTAGCGTTAGCCCGTGGCTACTTCGACGGTAAAATTACCCGTGCTGAAATTGTCATCAATCGGGATAAAAATACCGCCCAAATCAATCTTCATTTCCAATCTGGGCAACGTTATCATTTAGGTGATGTAACGTTTGAAGGTCATACTCTTAACGACAACATAGTACAAGAATTGGTGCCCTTTAAACGGGATACTCCTTACGCTACATCAGATTTAGGCGCCTTAAACCGAAATCTCATCGACACGGGTTACTTCAGCAATATTAAAGTATTACCACAAATTGACGAAATGAAAGACGGTAATGTCCCCGTTCTTGTTGAACTGACCCCGCGTGCAAGTCATTCGCTAGAAATAGGTGCCGGTGTAGATATTGGCAGCAGTAGTGATAACGGAGTTGAGCCTCGTATTCGACTTACTTGGCGTACACCACAAGTTAACCGTTTCGGCCATAAGCAAGAAACCACTGCAGAATGGTCACCTGACAGGCCTAAACTGCTAACAACCTACACCATTCCGCTTACTCATCCGTTAGATGACCAACTCAAAATACGGGTTGGACTATTGCGAGACAAATACGGTGTTACCCAAGAATACATCCCAGATGATAGGCAGTTTGTTAATACTGGCCAATTAGAATCTGAAAAATATCAAGTGGGCTTAATTAGACAGCGGCGCACCGAAAACAATTGGCTATTTGGTTACTCTTTTGAAGCCATTAAAGAATTTTACAATCAGTTAGACACTGACTACATGCCAAACTTTTATTTGTTCGGTTTGACTATGTCAAATACTGTCCGTGGCGATAACACCCTTGATCCTAAATCTGGTTTTCGTCAAACCTACAGTATTGAATATGCCGATCCTAATTTAGGCTCGGCCATTCAGTTAGCTCGCTTACAGGCAAAACTGAAATGGATAGATACTTTTTTTGACAAACATCGCTTTGTTGCCCGACTAGACATGGGGGCCAATATCGCGGATAAAGAAGATATTCCCTACATCGCACCTTCATTGAGGTATTTTGCCGGTGGTGATCAATCGATACGTGGTTATCGATATCAAGAGTTAGGCCCATATATTGATTATACTAATACCGAAGGTGGTACCTCACGACAAGTTGTCGGCGGGCGTTACTTACTTGTAGGCAGTCTAGAATATCAGTACTACTTAACTCCAACATGGCGTCTAGCCACCTTTATTGATGGCGGTAATGCATTTGACACTAACCAATTTGAATCTGTGGTATCTGTCGGTGGTGGTGTTCATTGGATCTCTCCTATCGGTCCAATTAAGTTCGATCTTGGTTTTGGTTTAAAAGAAACTGAAACCGTTGATCGCTCATTCCGTTTCCATTTAACCATGGGGACCGAGTTATAA
- a CDS encoding isoaspartyl peptidase/L-asparaginase family protein, with protein MKNKLFNRLSVGMSLMPLLIGLSFNLQADDNKPFAIAIHGGAGTINEADLSEVQQQAYRDKLQQAIEAGHKILAQGGDSLDAVQAAINVLEDSPLFNAGVGAVYTFDGKHELDASVMDGRNMAAGAVAGVSHIKNPINLARAVMEKSPHVMLYGQGAEEFAISQGMEFVPNQHFDTTHRYNQLIDAKKKIIKSELQDNDYQASVNKLDDNYKFGTVGAVALDKQGNLAAGTSTGGMTAKRFGRIGDAPVIGAGNYAENGTCAISATGHGEFFIRYNVAADICARVKYQQKSIIQAADEVINQRLVEAGGTGGVIAIDAKGNIATPFNTSGMYRATKVGDEPANIMIWRDK; from the coding sequence ATGAAAAATAAACTTTTTAACCGTTTAAGTGTAGGAATGAGCTTAATGCCATTATTAATTGGCTTAAGTTTTAATCTACAGGCCGATGACAATAAACCATTTGCGATAGCGATTCATGGTGGTGCGGGAACCATTAATGAGGCGGATTTAAGTGAAGTTCAACAACAAGCTTATCGAGATAAATTACAACAGGCTATAGAGGCTGGCCATAAAATATTGGCTCAAGGTGGCGACAGTCTTGATGCTGTTCAAGCTGCCATTAACGTATTAGAAGATAGTCCGCTATTCAATGCCGGTGTTGGCGCGGTATATACCTTTGATGGCAAACACGAGTTAGATGCATCTGTAATGGATGGTCGGAATATGGCGGCAGGGGCAGTTGCTGGAGTGAGTCACATTAAAAACCCAATTAACTTAGCGCGTGCAGTGATGGAAAAATCTCCCCATGTGATGTTATATGGTCAAGGTGCAGAAGAGTTTGCTATTTCACAGGGAATGGAGTTTGTGCCAAATCAACATTTTGATACTACCCATAGATACAATCAACTTATTGATGCAAAAAAGAAAATCATCAAATCAGAATTACAAGACAATGATTATCAAGCGTCAGTGAACAAACTAGATGACAACTACAAGTTTGGTACCGTCGGTGCCGTTGCCTTAGATAAGCAAGGTAATTTAGCCGCAGGAACCTCAACGGGTGGTATGACGGCAAAAAGATTTGGTCGTATTGGTGATGCGCCAGTTATTGGTGCGGGTAATTATGCTGAAAATGGTACTTGTGCTATTTCTGCGACCGGCCATGGTGAGTTTTTTATTCGTTATAATGTGGCTGCCGATATTTGTGCTCGGGTTAAATACCAGCAAAAATCAATCATCCAAGCTGCGGATGAAGTGATTAACCAAAGGCTAGTTGAAGCTGGCGGGACTGGTGGGGTGATTGCCATTGATGCTAAAGGTAATATTGCCACTCCATTTAATACCTCGGGTATGTATCGTGCCACTAAAGTGGGTGATGAGCCTGCTAATATTATGATTTGGAGAGATAAATAA
- a CDS encoding IS3 family transposase (programmed frameshift): MKTSKFSDSQILAILKQAEAGTPVPGLCREHGMSSATFYKWRAKFGGMDASMMARLKELEAENSRLKKMYAEERLKAEILKEAIEKKLVKPSRRRELAQKAVHDKAIPIAFACALFGLSESCYRYQAKLSGENAVIADWLQRLTSTHRSWGFGLCYYFLRNVKRYRWNHKRVYRIYRELELNLRIKPKKRLKRDKPDALAVPEAINECWSMDFMHDQLEDGRSIRLLNVIDDYNREGLAIEVDFSLPAERVVRTLEQIIEWRGKPKQIRSDNGPEYISAVLAAWAEKHDVELKFIQPGNPQQNAYVERYNRTVRYEWLSQYLWNSIAEVQEHATQWLWFYNNERPNTAIGGVPPKQKLALVA, from the exons ATGAAAACATCAAAATTTAGCGACAGCCAAATCTTGGCTATCCTCAAGCAAGCCGAAGCTGGCACCCCAGTTCCGGGGCTGTGCCGTGAGCACGGCATGAGCTCGGCTACCTTCTACAAGTGGCGGGCCAAATTTGGCGGCATGGACGCCTCTATGATGGCGCGATTGAAAGAGTTAGAGGCTGAAAATTCACGACTCAAAAAAATGTATGCCGAAGAGCGTCTAAAAGCCGAAATACTCAAAGAGGCCATCGAAAAAAAGT TGGTAAAGCCGTCGCGGCGGCGGGAGCTGGCGCAAAAGGCGGTGCATGATAAAGCCATTCCAATCGCATTTGCCTGTGCCTTGTTTGGACTCAGTGAGAGCTGTTATCGCTATCAGGCAAAACTCAGCGGTGAAAACGCTGTGATTGCTGATTGGTTACAGCGACTAACATCGACCCATAGAAGTTGGGGATTTGGGCTGTGTTATTACTTTTTACGTAACGTGAAACGCTACCGATGGAACCATAAGCGAGTGTATAGAATTTACCGTGAATTGGAGCTAAACCTACGGATTAAGCCGAAGAAACGCTTGAAGCGTGATAAACCGGACGCATTGGCGGTGCCTGAGGCAATCAATGAATGTTGGTCTATGGACTTTATGCATGACCAACTTGAAGATGGTCGCAGCATTAGGTTATTGAACGTGATTGATGATTACAACCGTGAAGGCTTGGCGATAGAGGTCGACTTCTCCTTACCAGCAGAGCGTGTGGTCAGAACCTTGGAGCAAATCATCGAATGGCGTGGAAAACCGAAACAAATACGCAGTGATAACGGTCCAGAGTACATCAGTGCGGTGCTGGCTGCATGGGCTGAAAAACACGATGTAGAACTGAAATTTATTCAGCCTGGCAATCCACAGCAGAATGCTTATGTAGAACGCTATAATCGGACTGTGCGATACGAATGGCTGAGCCAATATCTTTGGAATAGTATTGCCGAGGTACAGGAACATGCGACACAATGGCTATGGTTTTATAACAATGAAAGACCCAATACAGCAATTGGTGGTGTCCCACCAAAGCAAAAACTGGCACTAGTGGCCTAA
- the yfbV gene encoding terminus macrodomain insulation protein YfbV, translated as MVLNVVTLIRDGKKYMSTWPMVRQLGFYFPEYRIVKATQIAFWAMPVIALFSAFSQIYVLGWEHLPQTLAMTLFIISLPIQGLLWLGWRARHPLPLSLFDWSHQLSQRLNQMGVNCQPLGAKACYLDFANLLNIAFNRLDKHYWEEL; from the coding sequence TTGGTACTGAATGTTGTCACGTTAATTCGCGACGGTAAAAAATACATGTCTACTTGGCCTATGGTGCGCCAATTGGGCTTTTATTTTCCTGAATATCGTATAGTTAAAGCGACCCAAATTGCTTTTTGGGCAATGCCTGTTATTGCCTTATTTTCTGCTTTTAGCCAAATTTATGTTCTAGGTTGGGAGCATTTGCCCCAAACTTTGGCGATGACCTTGTTTATTATCAGCTTACCTATTCAAGGCTTGCTCTGGCTTGGTTGGCGAGCACGTCATCCACTCCCCTTAAGTTTGTTTGATTGGAGCCATCAGCTCAGTCAAAGACTCAATCAAATGGGCGTAAATTGCCAGCCTTTAGGCGCTAAAGCATGTTACTTAGATTTTGCTAATTTACTTAATATTGCCTTTAACCGACTCGATAAACATTACTGGGAAGAACTATAA
- a CDS encoding CBS domain-containing protein, with amino-acid sequence MDSIKIIDYMDKRPVLLKANMSIAVAVEKLITSNKPGAPVVGESGELVGFLSQQDCLAVMLKSSYHCDLTSQVTDCMKTEVLSVGPQDSMLHLAEQMTGAKPKIYPVVEHGKVIGAITRQDVLKAMNIYMQQCYLTPA; translated from the coding sequence ATGGATTCAATTAAAATTATCGATTATATGGACAAGCGTCCAGTGTTGCTTAAAGCAAACATGTCAATTGCGGTAGCGGTTGAAAAGTTAATTACCAGTAATAAACCTGGCGCGCCAGTAGTCGGTGAATCAGGTGAGTTAGTGGGCTTTTTATCTCAACAAGACTGCCTTGCCGTAATGTTAAAAAGCAGTTACCACTGTGACTTAACCAGCCAAGTGACAGATTGTATGAAAACCGAGGTATTGAGTGTCGGTCCACAGGACAGCATGTTGCATTTAGCTGAACAAATGACGGGCGCAAAGCCTAAAATTTATCCTGTGGTAGAACATGGCAAAGTGATCGGTGCAATTACTCGGCAAGATGTATTAAAAGCAATGAATATCTACATGCAACAATGTTATTTAACGCCAGCCTAG
- a CDS encoding DUF4878 domain-containing protein: MFRFVFIFSFIALLGCEKIIEKGEAPQTPESVTLNFFEAIYNDRDVSKALPYVTPELREVLQHYHIASSVQRHVLGLSMTKVNMSIDEIDIDFFRKFTDEVTIIVKMEGLKGGRPWVDDRTLRLKKEGNKWIIVEVIPEKGRISG; this comes from the coding sequence ATGTTCAGATTTGTATTTATTTTTAGTTTCATAGCCTTATTGGGTTGTGAAAAAATCATTGAAAAAGGTGAAGCCCCACAAACACCAGAAAGCGTCACCTTAAATTTTTTTGAAGCTATTTACAACGACAGAGATGTCAGCAAAGCATTACCTTACGTAACCCCAGAGTTACGTGAAGTGTTACAACATTATCATATCGCATCGTCAGTTCAACGCCATGTCCTGGGGTTATCAATGACCAAAGTGAATATGAGCATTGATGAAATAGATATCGATTTTTTCCGTAAGTTTACCGACGAAGTGACCATTATTGTAAAAATGGAAGGGCTTAAAGGTGGAAGACCTTGGGTAGATGACAGAACATTACGCCTGAAAAAGGAAGGCAACAAATGGATTATTGTAGAAGTGATTCCTGAAAAAGGTCGTATTAGCGGCTAA